From Marinobacterium sp. LSUCC0821, a single genomic window includes:
- the pgi gene encoding glucose-6-phosphate isomerase — translation MNLLSSSVTWKKLQQLANETTNDRIADYFSADKKRFDKMSIRLGELFLDYSKNKINDDVLKALIDLVEHSSLRQRRAQMFSGDIVNVTEKRPVLHTALRNRGEEPVIVDGKDVMPEIRASLTKLKEFSEKVRSGEWKGFKGNRITDVVNIGIGGSDLGPNMVVRALLQNKHPDLKFHFISNVDGQHIKKALKGLDAKSTLFVVSTKTFSTQETLLNAKTARRWFREQTGGHEDISQHFVAVSTNQAAAMEFGIAQENIFEFWAWVGGRYSLWSSIGLPIALSIGYDAFIEMLEGAYEMDRHFVEAPMDKNMPVLMALIGIWHINFLGAETQAIIPYDQALHQLPAFLQQLDMESNGKSVDINGDPVDYATGPIVWGQTGSNGQHAFFQLLHQGTRYVPIDFIASLEADEQTEEHHFALLTNMLAQANAFMNGDDSDGLLEYQTCPGNRPSNVILMDKISPRSLGALIALYEHKVFVQGAIWNINSFDQWGVQLGKRLANEISHNIGESTKDYDQSTQGLMALVRKHMKS, via the coding sequence ATGAACCTACTTAGCTCTTCAGTAACATGGAAAAAGTTACAACAATTAGCAAACGAGACTACTAACGATCGTATTGCTGACTATTTCTCAGCCGATAAGAAGCGCTTCGATAAGATGAGCATTCGCTTAGGTGAGCTTTTCCTCGACTACTCTAAAAACAAGATTAACGACGATGTATTAAAAGCACTGATCGATCTTGTTGAGCACTCCTCTCTTCGCCAGCGCCGCGCTCAGATGTTTAGCGGCGACATTGTAAACGTTACAGAGAAACGACCTGTCCTACATACCGCCTTGCGTAACCGCGGCGAAGAACCTGTCATCGTTGATGGCAAGGATGTAATGCCAGAGATTCGTGCGAGCCTAACTAAGCTGAAAGAGTTTAGTGAGAAAGTACGCAGCGGTGAGTGGAAAGGCTTTAAAGGCAACCGTATTACTGACGTCGTAAACATAGGTATAGGTGGTTCTGACCTTGGCCCTAATATGGTGGTACGCGCCCTACTTCAAAATAAACACCCTGACTTGAAGTTCCACTTCATCTCAAACGTAGATGGCCAACATATAAAGAAAGCTTTAAAAGGCCTGGATGCTAAATCGACACTATTTGTTGTCTCTACTAAGACCTTCTCTACCCAAGAGACTCTACTGAACGCTAAAACCGCACGCCGCTGGTTCCGTGAACAGACCGGTGGTCATGAGGACATCAGCCAACACTTTGTAGCGGTTTCAACAAACCAAGCCGCTGCGATGGAGTTTGGTATTGCCCAAGAGAACATCTTTGAATTCTGGGCATGGGTTGGTGGTCGCTACTCGCTTTGGTCATCTATCGGATTACCCATCGCACTATCAATCGGATATGACGCTTTTATAGAGATGCTGGAAGGCGCCTACGAGATGGACCGCCACTTTGTAGAAGCCCCGATGGATAAGAACATGCCTGTGCTTATGGCATTGATTGGCATTTGGCATATCAACTTCCTAGGTGCAGAGACTCAGGCGATTATCCCTTACGACCAAGCGCTGCATCAGCTACCTGCTTTCCTACAGCAGTTGGATATGGAGTCAAACGGCAAGTCAGTTGATATCAATGGAGACCCAGTTGATTACGCAACGGGGCCTATCGTTTGGGGGCAGACTGGCTCTAATGGCCAACACGCCTTCTTCCAGCTTCTGCATCAGGGTACACGCTACGTCCCAATCGACTTTATCGCATCCCTTGAAGCTGATGAGCAGACGGAAGAGCACCACTTCGCACTACTCACTAACATGCTTGCTCAAGCAAACGCATTTATGAATGGTGATGATTCGGATGGCTTGCTTGAGTACCAAACCTGTCCAGGTAACCGCCCGAGTAACGTGATTTTGATGGATAAAATTAGCCCACGCAGCCTAGGTGCACTTATTGCCCTCTACGAACACAAAGTCTTTGTACAAGGGGCAATCTGGAACATCAACTCTTTTGACCAGTGGGGTGTACAGCTTGGTAAGCGCCTAGCGAATGAGATTAGTCATAACATTGGTGAGTCGACTAAGGATTATGACCAGTCTACACAAGGTCTGATGGCGCTTGTTCGCAAACAC